Within the Streptomyces vilmorinianum genome, the region GGGGATGGACCTGCTCGTCACCCGTAAGGGTGCGATCCGGGCGGGCTCCGGCGACTTCGGGATCATCCCGGGCTCGATGGGCACCGGTTCGTACATCGTGAAGGGACTCGGCAACGAGAAGGCCTTCAACTCCGCCTCGCACGGCGCCGGCCGGAGGATGAGCCGGACTGCGGCGAAGCGGCGCTTCTCGACGCGGGACCTGGAGGAGCAGACGCGGGGCGTGGAGTGCCGTAAGGACTCCGGCGTCGTGGACGAGATTCCGGGCGCGTACAAGCCGATCGAGAAGGTCATCGATCAGCAGCGGGACCTGGTCGAGGTGGTCGCGAAGCTGAAGCAGGTCATCTGCGTGAAGGGCTGAGACGCAGACCGACGAGGGGCCGGCACAGGGTGTCGGCCCCTCGTCGTCGTGCGCTCACAGCTCGCGGTGGACCTTGGTGTTGGAGGCCTGGGCGCGGGGGCGGACGATCAGGAGGTCGATGTTGACGTGCGGGGGGCGGGTGCAGGCCCAGGTGATGGTGTCGGCGACGTCGTCGGCGGTGAGGGGTTCGGCCACGCCCGCGTAGACCTTGGCGGCCTTCTCGGTGTCGCCGCGGAAGCGGGTGGTGGCGAACTCGTCGGTCTTCACCATGCCGGGGGCGATCTCGATGACGCGGACCGGGGTGCCGACGATCTCCAGGCGGAGGGTCTCGGCGAGGACGCGGGCGCCGTTCTTGGCCGCGACGTAGCCGGCGCCGCCCTCGTAGGTGGAGTGGCCGGCGGTGGAGGAGAGGACGACGACCGTGCCGTCGCCGCTGGCGGTCAGGGCGGGGAGCAGAGCCTGGGTGACGTTGAGGGTGCCGATGACGTTGACCTCGTACATCTGGCGCCAGTCGTCGGGGTCGCCGGTCGCGACGGGGTCCGCGCCGAGGGCGCCGCCCGCGTTGTTGACGAGGACGGCGATCGTGCGGAAGGCGGTCGCGAAGGTCTGGACGGCTTCGCGGTCGGTGACGTCGAGGGCGTAGGCGGTCGCCTGGTGGCCGGCCTCGACGATCTCGGCGGCCAGTGCCTCGATGCGGTCCTTGCGGCGGGCGGTGAGGACCACGCGGTATCCGGCGGCGGCGAGCTGCTTGGCCGTGGCGGCGCCGATACCGCTGCTCGCTCCGGTGACGACGGCGATGGGGGTACCGGCGGCGGTCATGGCGTGCTCCTCGCGCATGTGGTCGATTACGTCGATCGCGTGGTCAGGATATGCGGTGGTCAGCGGGTGCGTGGGGCGTACATGATCACGGCCATGCCGGCGAGGCAGATCAGGGCTCCGGCGATGTCCCAGCGGTCGGGTCGGTATCCGTCGGCGACCATGCCCCAGGCGAGGGATCCCGCGACGAACACTCCGCCGTAGGCGGCGAGGATCCGGCCGAAGTCGGCGTCGGGCTGGAGGGTGGCCACGAAGCCGTAGAGGCCGAGGGCGACGACTCCGGCGCCGATCCAGATCCAGCCGCGGTGCTCGCGGACGCCCTGCCAGACGAGCCAGGCTCCGCCGATCTCGAAGAGGGCGGCGAGGACGAAGAGAGCGGCGGAGCGGGCGATGAGCATGGGGTCAGGGTGCCACGGGGACACGCTGACTGACGGATGGTCAGAATATATGGGCGGTAATCGGTATCTTCAGGGCATGAGTGTGATGCGCAAGGCCCTGTTCGGGGCGGCGTTGGCAGCCGCGGTGGTGGTCGGTACGGGTGAGGGGGCCCGTGCTGTCGGGTCGGAGGCCGATCTGGCCCACCACGGCCATGTCTCCCTCTGGGAGGGGCGGCTGGGTGTCTGGCTGGTCAGTGAGAACCACGGGCCGTCGCACGTGTCCCAGGCGACCGTGCGGCTCGCCTTCTCCGAGCCGATGGCGGGTGGGCAGGAGCTGCCTCCGTCCTGTCTGTGGGGGAGCGACCGGGTGGTGGTCTGCCGCACGGGTGAGCTGCGGGCCGCCGGGGCGGTCGAGGAGCTGGCGCTCGATCTGCGGACGGCGGGCTCCCCTGAGGAGTTGACGGTCGACATCGGGACCATCTGGACCGACGGGATCAGTGACGGGAACCCGAAGAACGACCGGCATCGCGTCCTGGTGCTGAGCACCGGCGACCCGTACGTCTTCTGACCGCACGGTCATCGGAACGTGTAGCCGTCGGGGCGGACGAGGAGCGCCGAGCGGCGGGTGGGGTCGGTCCAGGTGGCCCGTACGACGCGGGTCGGGGTGGTGGGGGATGCCGGCAGGTCCGGGGTCGCTCCCTCGGGGGCGATCAGGACGAACTCGCCCGCGCGCAGCAGCTCGTAGAGCCTGCCTTCCCGAAGGTTCAGGTCCGGGACGCGCCGGGCGTCGCGGCCGTAGGTGATGCCGATTCCGCTGATCATGCCCATCGCCTTGGCGGAGGCGGGGCGGACGGTGTTCAGGAAGCGTGAGGCGAGGGCGCGGACGGCGCGCAGGACGGGGCCGTGGGCCATGGCGAGCCGGACGATGGTCCCGCTGCTGCGGAGTACGGCGGCGCCGACGGGGTGGCGTTCGGACTGGTAGCTGTCGAGGAGCGCCTCGGGGTCGGGGGCCTCGCCGCGCAGGACGGCGGCGAGCTTCCACGAGAGGTTGGCGGCGTCCTGGAGGCCCGTGTTCATGCCCTGGCCGCCGGCGGGGGAGTGGACGTGGGCGGCGTCGCCTGCGAGGAAGACCCGGCCGACGCGGTAGGCGGGGGCCTGGCGCTCGTCGCTGTGGAAGCGGGAGATCCAGCGGGCGTCGTGCATGCCGTAGTCGGTGCCGAGCGCGAGGCGGGCGATCTCGCGGACCTCGTCGAGGTCGACGGGCTCGCTGTCGGGGACCTGGCGGGTGCGGTTCCAGCCCATGACCCGGTACCAGCCGTCGCCGAAGGGGGCGATGAAGGCGAAGGCGTCCCCGGTGCCGTTGACCGTGAGCAGTCCTTCGGGCTTCTCGGCGAGGCGGACGTCGGCGAGGACGATGGAGCGGATGACCGAGACGCCGGGGAAGGGCAGGCCGAGGGCGGTCCGCACGGCGCTGCGCACGCCGTCGGTGCCGACGAGGTAGCGGGCGCGGAGGGTGAGGGGGGTGCCGTCGGGGCCGGTGAGTTCGGCGGTGACCTGGTCGGTGTCCTGGCTCAGTCCGCGCAGTTCCGTCCCGTACCGGAAGTCCACGCCTGCGGACAGGGCCCGGCGCTCGAGGAGGCGCTCGACCTCGTACTGGGGGGTGATGAGGAGGTACGGGAAGCGGGAGCGGAGGCGGGACAGGTCGAGGGTGAGGCGGCGGAAGAGCCGCAGCTCGGTGATGGGCGTGCCGGTGGCGATCAGTTCGTCGGCGAGGCCGCGGGCGTCGAGCTGCTCCAGGGTGCGGGCGTGGACGCCGAAGGCGCGGGTCATGTTGCTGATGCCGTGCGGGCGGCGCTCGACCACGGTGACCCGCAGGCCGGCGGTGGCGAGGTCGCCGGCGAGCAGCATTCCGGTGGGGCCGGAGCCGACGACGAGAACGTCCGTGTCCAGGTGGTTCATGGCTGCCTCCAGGTGTGCCATGACAACGTCCGTTGGCCAACGTCTGTTGGTCAACGCTTGTTGGCAAATGTAGGAGTAGCCGCGATGGCGTGTCAACACCTGTTGGCCTACAGTTGTTGGCATGAAGACCGCCCGCCGCTCCGACGCTACCCGCGCCGCGATCCTCGAAGCCGCCCGCGAGCGATTCGCCTCCGACGGCTACGAGCGCGCCACCATCCGGGCCATCGCCCGCGACGCCGGAATCGATCCGTCGATGGTGATGCGCTACTACGGCAACAAGGAGGGCCTGTTCGCCGCCGCGTCCGAGATCGAACTGGACCTTCCCGAACTCGGCGCCCTGCCCGCCCGCCACATCGGCGCGGTCCTGGTCACGCACTTCCTCGACCGCTGGGAGCGCGACGACGTCCTGACCGGCCTTCTGCGGGTCGGCGTCACCAACGCCGCGGGCGCCGAGCGGATGCAGGCGATCTTCGCCGCGCAGCTCGGCCCCGTCGCCCTCGGCGTCTGCCCCGACCCCGCCGAGGCGCCGCGCCGCGCCGCGCTCGTCGCCTCGCAGATCCTCGGCATGGCGCTCGCCCGCTATGTGCTGCGACTGCCGCCCGCGGTCGCGATGTCCCGCGAGGAGGTCGTCGCCTGGCTGGGGCCGACCGTCCAGCGCTACCTGACGGCCCCGGAGCCGTAGAGCGCCGGTTCGCTGTTTCGTACAATTTCTGCATGCCGCAGAAGAACTCCGCCCGGCGCGACGGTCTGATGACCGAGCTGTACGACGAGGCCCGCCGCTACATGGCCGCGTACGCGCTGTTCAACCAGGCCGTCGCCGACCGTCTGCGGCTCCACCCGACCGATGTGCAGTGCCTGAACCTGCTCGCCCTGGAGCCCGGCCCCGTCACCACCGGCCGGATCGCCGAGCTGACCGGGCTGACCACCGGCTCCGCGACCCGGCTCGTCGACCGGCTGGAGCGGGCCGGCTATGTCACGCGCGAGCGGGACGCCGAGGACCGGCGGCGCGTCCTCGTGACCGCGGTGCCGGAGCGGATGGCGGAGCTGGGCGCGTTCTGGCGGCGGCTCAACGAGGCCTGGGGCACGATGTTCGACGCGTACAGCGATGCCGAAGTCGCCCTGCTCATCGCCCATATGCGCCGGACCGTCGAGCTCAGCGCCGACCAGGTCGAGCGGCTGCGCACGGGCGAACTCGGCTGACCGCACCGGGCCTTCGGGTCACCGCGCGGCCGCGCCGCCGAACTCGCGCAGCGCGTCGGTGACGATCGCCTCCAGCCGGGCGTGGTGAGCACCCCGCCAGTACACCCGCTCGCACTCCGTGCACCGCGCGAAGACGTCGTACGTCTTCTCCGTGCCGCGCTCCAGCCGCTCGCGCACCGAGTCCTTGTCGGCGTCGGTGAGGTCCCCGTTGCAGGCGGTGCAGCGGGTCCAGGGCATCAGCGTGGGCGCGAAGCGCTCCAGGACGTCACGGAGTTGGTCGTCGGGCCGGTCGCTGTACACATAGGCGCCGGCCCACAGCTCCCGGCGGCGCAGCAGCCCGCGGTCCCGGGAGAGCATCACGCGCCGCTCCTTCGCCGAGAGCGCGGCCAGCGCGGCGTCGCCGATGTCCTCGCTCTCGTACGCCGCGTCGACCCCGAGCAGCCGCAGCCGCCGGGCCAGCGTGCCCAGATGGACGTCGAGGAGGAACCGGAGAGGGGCTCCCGGCACCGGCTGGGGGCGCTCGACGCCCTCGACCTCGACCGTCTCGCCCGCCGCGGGGATGTGGGACACCTTCACGGGCTGCCCGTCCACCAGCAGCCGCCCGGTCTCGGTCAGCGGGACGCCCAGCGACTCCACGACATGGCCGAGCGTCGAGACGCCGTCGGTCGCCACGGTCGTGCGCCCCGAGCGCCGTTCCGCCGAGACGAAGAGCCGCAGGTCGGGGGCGAAGCTGATCTGGATCTCCGGTCCGTTCACGGGGACAGGATGTCACCGTGGCGCCCCGCGCGGCCAGGGAATTCGCCGCCCGGGGCCCTGCCCGCCGCGGCTGCACCGCCCGCCCCGGCCGGCATGGCCGCTACGGGCGGAAGGCGTCCGCATGGTCGGTGGCCCACGCGGCGAAGGTGCGGGCCGGGTGCCCGGTCAGCTCCTCGACGGTCCGGGTCAGGGGGACCGGCCGGTCGTCGTGCGAGGCCCAGTAGGAGAGCAGGGCGTCGGCGAAGGACTCCGGTATGGAGGCGGCGACCGAGGCCTTCCACTGCTCGGGGGTGACGGCGGCGCAGCTCGTCGCACGGCCCGTCACCTCCGCGAGTATCGCCAGCTGCTCGGTGAAGTCGAGCGACTCGGGGCCGGTCAGCAGATACGAGGAGCCGCGCAGCCGCGGCGCGGTGAGGACCGCGAAGGCGGCCTCGGCGACGTCCTTCTCGTGGATCGGGTCGCCGTGGGACCCGGGGTACGGGAGCTCCACCGCGCGCGCGGACCGGATCGCCCAGGACCACTGCAGGGCGTTGCTCGCGAAGGCGCCCGGCTGGAGATGGGTCGCCTCGAAGGCTCCGTCGTCCGCCGCGGCCGCCAGGGCGCGCTCGACGGCCAGGTGGGAGGCGGCGATCGGATTCTCCGCGGCGTCGGGGGCGAGGACGGAGCTGGAGGAGAGCAGGACGACGTGCTGGACGCCGGCCGCCCGGGCCTGCGCGACGAAGGCGTCGATGTGCGAGGGCTCGGCGTACAGGAAGACGGAGTCGACGCCGTCGAGCGCGGCCTCGAAGTCCGCCGGATCGGCGAGATCGCAGCGGACGGTGTCGATGCCGCCTGGTGGGGAGAGGTCCGTGGGGTCCTTGGAGGCCGCCCTGGCCTTGATGCCCGCGCTGTGGAGCAGCCCGAGGAGGGTGGAGCCCACGCGGCCGCGGCTTCCGGTGACGAGAACGGTCATGAGAGGGGTCCCTTCGCAGTGTGTGCGTGAAGAAGAATCTGTGCCACGCAGATAAATATCCGCGAGGAGCCCCGGCTCGTCAACCCTGAGAAGACCCTGAGATACGGTCCCGGCATGAAGATCATCGACCTCGAGCCCGGTGACCCCCGCCTGGAGGGGGACCTGCTCCCCGTCCTGCGCGAGCTGCGCCCGCACCTCACGCCGCAGCTCTTCCGCGACATCCACCGCCACGGCCATCCCCAGGGCCTGCGCTTCAGCGCCGCCTACGCCGAGGACGGCACCTGCGTGGGCGTCGCCGGCTGGCGGATCATCGACAACACCAGCGCGATCCGCAAGCTCTACGTCGACGACCTCGTCACCGCCGAGACCGCCCGCTCCACCGGCGTCGGCCACGCGCTCCTGGCCTACCTGGAGCAGCACGGGCGGGAGACCGGCTGCCACGAGCTCAACCTGGACTCCGGTACCCATCGCACCGGAGCCCACCGCTTCTACCTGCGCGAGCGCCTCGACATCGTCGCCTTCCACTTCACCAAGCCGCTGACCGCAGACGGCTCGGACAGCTCGGACAGCTCGGACAGCTCGGACGGCTAGAGGCCCTCCAGGTCCAGACGCCAGTCGTTGCAGCGCAGCGGATGGCCCGGCGGGTACTCGAACTCACGCTCACCGAGCAGCTCGAAGCCGGCCTTGCGGCACACCGCGTTCGACGCCCCGTTCTCCGTCGACGGAAAGGCGTGCAGGAAGCGGTACGTACGCTCGGCCCGCGCCAGCGCCGCCACCGCACGCGTGGCGGCGCTCGCGACGCCCCGCCCCTGGAACCCCGGCAGCACCGTCCAGCCCGTTTCGTACACCGGCTCCCCGTCCCAGGTCTGCTTCCAGAAGCCGATGCCGCCGACCGCGACCTCCTCGGGGAGCAGCACGATCCGGAACATCAGCCCCGCGCTCGTCCGGTCGGCGCTCAGCCGCACATACCGCTCGTGCCGCTTGGCAAGCGCCTCCTCGCTCTCGGGGCCACCCAGGTGCTCCATGAGCTCCGGCGCGTTCATGGCGCGCAGCAGGCCGAAGTCCCCCTCGGACCAAGGCTCCAGGCGTACGGGCGAGGCGTGGGTGTCCATGCCCGCACTGTAGGTCAGGGGTCGGACAACCGGCGGGCGTATGCGGTCGGCGGTACCCCGACCGTCGCCGTGAAGTCCCGTACGAGATGGGCCTGATCGCTGTAGCCGAGCTCGGCCGCGAGCCCGGCCCAGTCCAGGGCGCCCTGCGCCTTGGCAGCCTTGGCGCCCCCGGCTGACTCGGCGGACTCGACGCGCTCCAGGGCGTCGTGGATGCGGTGGCGCAGGATGACCCACTTGGGGCCGACCCCGACGCACTGGGAGAACAGCCGCTGGAGGGAGCGGCTCGACAGCCCCTGCGTGCGGGCCAGTTCGGACACGCGGCGGATCGTACGGTCCGTACGGACCAGCTCCATCAGCGCCATGGCCTGGACGGCCTGCGGGTCGGGCTCGGGGCCGTGGGCCAGCAGGAAGGCGTCGAGCGCCGCCACGCGCGCGTGGTCGGTCTCGGGGGTGAGCACGGCGGCCACGGAGGCGTCCCCCGCGCCCGCGAACACCTCGTCGAGCGGGACGCGCCGGCCCGTCCACGCCGACACCGGCCGCGCGGGGGCGAAGGGCCGGAAGCCGCCCGGACGGAACTTCACTCCGCAGACCCGGCCGACGCCTGTGAGCTTCTTCGTGAACAGGTCGAGCCCGATCCCGGAGACCTCTCCGGAGGAGTCCTCCCCATAGCGCTGGAAGACGACGTTCACGGAGGGATGCGGGACGACATGGGAGGCGTACGGCTCGGACAGGTCCCAGTCGATGAACCAGTAGTTGTCCACGTAGGGGCGCAGCTCCGGCGTCGCCGGCACGTGGCGGCGGAACCGGACGTGGGCGAAGAGCTCGGCGGCGTCGACGATGCCGCGGGTGTCACGGCGCGGACCGGAAGCAGTCATGCCGCGCACCCTAGGGGGCGGCCCCGCTCACCGCAGGCGGCCCGCGGAACCCACCGAGAGGCGCGAGACGACCTGGCCGAAGGCGTACTCCTCGGCGGGGGTGAGCGGCACGGTCTCCTGCGGGTGCCAGACCCGTTCCAGCGGGGCGGCGGCCTGTGCGCGGCGGGCGCGGGCACGCAGGCCCTGCGCCACCCACACCGCGGCGGAGGCGGCGAGCACGCCGAAGAGGGTGATCACACGAGGGTCGGAGAACTGGCCGGGCAAGGACGACATGCTGACTCCAGGGCGCGAGGGCCGGTACGGTGGCGCGCCCTGCCAGGCGGCGCGTGCGTACGGCGCTGACGATTCCTACTGCTTCCTCCCGACCTGTTCAGTTAACACGATGATGGGGGACTTTCGGCAGGGGGTCCGGGATGAAAGTCCCGGCCCCGGGGGATGGGCGGGAGGCCCTCTTGTGTGGGCCGGGGAAGCGCTTCAAGGTGGCGGGAGAGGCAGATTCCGGCCGGGGAGGGAGCAGCCGCATGTCGGACGCAGGGGCCGCAGGAGTGTGGGGGTTCACCGACGACAGGGGTACGGCGCTGACGGCCGTACGCCCGCCCGGGCGGGTGGTGGCCTACGTACGGGCCGGGGCGGGGCTTCTGGATCTCGGGGTGACGCCCGTGGCGGTGTACGGCTCCGCGCACGACGGGGCGGCGCTCGACCCGGTCAAGGCGGGGGAGCTGGAGGCGGCCGGTGTGGCCTACCTGGGGCCGGGGCGCGCCGTGGACGAGGAGGCGCTGAGGAGCCTGCGCCCCGACCTGATCGTCGACGTCACGTACGACGGGAAGAGCCCTTACGCGCTGGACGAGGCCGTCGCCGACCGGGTGGGGGTGCCGCTGGCCGCGCTGGCGGTCGGCAACGAGCTCGGTCTGCCGGCGATCATCGCGCGCTTCGGTGAGCTGGGCGCGGGGCTCGCGGCCGCCCCTGGCTCCATGGCCGGTGCCGGTGCCGGTGCCGGTGCTGGTGCCGATCCGATCGCCTCCGCCGAGGCCGCCCTCCGGGCCGCCGCCACGCGGAGTGACCGCACCGTCCTCGCCCTGTCCGGCGCCGGCCCCGACCAGGTCCATCTGGCCCGGCCGCACGCCTGGCCCGAGCTGGCGCGGCTGCAGGAGCTCGGCGTCCGCCTGCTCGACCCCGGGCCGGGGCCCGGTGCCAGCTGGCTCACGGCCGACTGGGAGCACGCCGCCGCGCTGAATCCGGACCTGGTGCTCTACGACAGCCGCGCCAACGCCGTCGGGCCGGAGGTGTTCCCGCCCGTGGGGCACGCACGCGTGGCGCCGTGGAACCCGGAGATGCCGCCGAGCCCGGCGGCGTACGCCCGCTTCTTCGCGGCCCTCACCGAGGAGCTCCAGCTGTAGGGGCCTGCCAGGCCCGGGGTCCCGGGCCGCCCGGCCTGAACGGCCTCGAAAGCGGCGCCGCCCCCGTGGGTTGTGCCCACCCTTACCCTCCCCCTAGGACTTCGTCCTGGGGGGACCCCTGGCGGGTCGATTGCCCGCAACAGGTCCCTGGGTCAGGTCGGCCCGGCGGGTCGATTGCCCACAACAGGTCTCTCGGTCAGGTCCGCCCGGCGGGTCGATTGCCCGCAACAGGTCTCTCGGTCAGGTCGGCCTGGCGGGACGATTGCCCACAACAGGTCCCTCCGCCAGGTCGGGTCGGGGTGATTGCCCCGACGGTCGTCCCCTACGCCAGGACGCCCTCACCCAGGCGTGCCCGCAAGGAGCCCGCGAATTCCTCCGCGCGGGAGAGTTGGGCGCGCAGTTCGGCGACGCGTTCGGCAGCGGCTCGTTCGTAGTGGCGTACGCGTGCGATCAGGGTGGAGCGCTCCTCGGGGGAGAGCTCGCCGTCCGTGCCCGGGTGGTCCGTGGCGAGGCGGTCCACCGCCGTGAGGAGGTCGCGGGTCTCGTCGATCGTGAAGCCGAGCGGCTTCATCCGGCGGATCACCATCAGCCGGTCCACGTCGGCGTCGGTGTAGAGCGGGAATCCGCCCTGGGACGATGCCGACGGGACGACCAGACCGCTGTCCTCGTACTGGCGGATGGTCCGCAGGGACAGTTCCGT harbors:
- a CDS encoding SDR family NAD(P)-dependent oxidoreductase, whose translation is MTAAGTPIAVVTGASSGIGAATAKQLAAAGYRVVLTARRKDRIEALAAEIVEAGHQATAYALDVTDREAVQTFATAFRTIAVLVNNAGGALGADPVATGDPDDWRQMYEVNVIGTLNVTQALLPALTASGDGTVVVLSSTAGHSTYEGGAGYVAAKNGARVLAETLRLEIVGTPVRVIEIAPGMVKTDEFATTRFRGDTEKAAKVYAGVAEPLTADDVADTITWACTRPPHVNIDLLIVRPRAQASNTKVHREL
- a CDS encoding YnfA family protein — its product is MLIARSAALFVLAALFEIGGAWLVWQGVREHRGWIWIGAGVVALGLYGFVATLQPDADFGRILAAYGGVFVAGSLAWGMVADGYRPDRWDIAGALICLAGMAVIMYAPRTR
- a CDS encoding FAD-dependent monooxygenase, which gives rise to MAHLEAAMNHLDTDVLVVGSGPTGMLLAGDLATAGLRVTVVERRPHGISNMTRAFGVHARTLEQLDARGLADELIATGTPITELRLFRRLTLDLSRLRSRFPYLLITPQYEVERLLERRALSAGVDFRYGTELRGLSQDTDQVTAELTGPDGTPLTLRARYLVGTDGVRSAVRTALGLPFPGVSVIRSIVLADVRLAEKPEGLLTVNGTGDAFAFIAPFGDGWYRVMGWNRTRQVPDSEPVDLDEVREIARLALGTDYGMHDARWISRFHSDERQAPAYRVGRVFLAGDAAHVHSPAGGQGMNTGLQDAANLSWKLAAVLRGEAPDPEALLDSYQSERHPVGAAVLRSSGTIVRLAMAHGPVLRAVRALASRFLNTVRPASAKAMGMISGIGITYGRDARRVPDLNLREGRLYELLRAGEFVLIAPEGATPDLPASPTTPTRVVRATWTDPTRRSALLVRPDGYTFR
- a CDS encoding TetR/AcrR family transcriptional regulator translates to MKTARRSDATRAAILEAARERFASDGYERATIRAIARDAGIDPSMVMRYYGNKEGLFAAASEIELDLPELGALPARHIGAVLVTHFLDRWERDDVLTGLLRVGVTNAAGAERMQAIFAAQLGPVALGVCPDPAEAPRRAALVASQILGMALARYVLRLPPAVAMSREEVVAWLGPTVQRYLTAPEP
- a CDS encoding MarR family winged helix-turn-helix transcriptional regulator, encoding MPQKNSARRDGLMTELYDEARRYMAAYALFNQAVADRLRLHPTDVQCLNLLALEPGPVTTGRIAELTGLTTGSATRLVDRLERAGYVTRERDAEDRRRVLVTAVPERMAELGAFWRRLNEAWGTMFDAYSDAEVALLIAHMRRTVELSADQVERLRTGELG
- a CDS encoding Mut7-C RNAse domain-containing protein, translated to MNGPEIQISFAPDLRLFVSAERRSGRTTVATDGVSTLGHVVESLGVPLTETGRLLVDGQPVKVSHIPAAGETVEVEGVERPQPVPGAPLRFLLDVHLGTLARRLRLLGVDAAYESEDIGDAALAALSAKERRVMLSRDRGLLRRRELWAGAYVYSDRPDDQLRDVLERFAPTLMPWTRCTACNGDLTDADKDSVRERLERGTEKTYDVFARCTECERVYWRGAHHARLEAIVTDALREFGGAAAR
- a CDS encoding NAD(P)H-binding protein; translated protein: MTVLVTGSRGRVGSTLLGLLHSAGIKARAASKDPTDLSPPGGIDTVRCDLADPADFEAALDGVDSVFLYAEPSHIDAFVAQARAAGVQHVVLLSSSSVLAPDAAENPIAASHLAVERALAAAADDGAFEATHLQPGAFASNALQWSWAIRSARAVELPYPGSHGDPIHEKDVAEAAFAVLTAPRLRGSSYLLTGPESLDFTEQLAILAEVTGRATSCAAVTPEQWKASVAASIPESFADALLSYWASHDDRPVPLTRTVEELTGHPARTFAAWATDHADAFRP
- a CDS encoding GNAT family N-acetyltransferase; the protein is MKIIDLEPGDPRLEGDLLPVLRELRPHLTPQLFRDIHRHGHPQGLRFSAAYAEDGTCVGVAGWRIIDNTSAIRKLYVDDLVTAETARSTGVGHALLAYLEQHGRETGCHELNLDSGTHRTGAHRFYLRERLDIVAFHFTKPLTADGSDSSDSSDSSDG
- a CDS encoding GNAT family N-acetyltransferase → MDTHASPVRLEPWSEGDFGLLRAMNAPELMEHLGGPESEEALAKRHERYVRLSADRTSAGLMFRIVLLPEEVAVGGIGFWKQTWDGEPVYETGWTVLPGFQGRGVASAATRAVAALARAERTYRFLHAFPSTENGASNAVCRKAGFELLGEREFEYPPGHPLRCNDWRLDLEGL
- a CDS encoding helix-turn-helix domain-containing protein; its protein translation is MTASGPRRDTRGIVDAAELFAHVRFRRHVPATPELRPYVDNYWFIDWDLSEPYASHVVPHPSVNVVFQRYGEDSSGEVSGIGLDLFTKKLTGVGRVCGVKFRPGGFRPFAPARPVSAWTGRRVPLDEVFAGAGDASVAAVLTPETDHARVAALDAFLLAHGPEPDPQAVQAMALMELVRTDRTIRRVSELARTQGLSSRSLQRLFSQCVGVGPKWVILRHRIHDALERVESAESAGGAKAAKAQGALDWAGLAAELGYSDQAHLVRDFTATVGVPPTAYARRLSDP
- a CDS encoding ABC transporter substrate-binding protein, whose amino-acid sequence is MSDAGAAGVWGFTDDRGTALTAVRPPGRVVAYVRAGAGLLDLGVTPVAVYGSAHDGAALDPVKAGELEAAGVAYLGPGRAVDEEALRSLRPDLIVDVTYDGKSPYALDEAVADRVGVPLAALAVGNELGLPAIIARFGELGAGLAAAPGSMAGAGAGAGAGADPIASAEAALRAAATRSDRTVLALSGAGPDQVHLARPHAWPELARLQELGVRLLDPGPGPGASWLTADWEHAAALNPDLVLYDSRANAVGPEVFPPVGHARVAPWNPEMPPSPAAYARFFAALTEELQL
- a CDS encoding MerR family transcriptional regulator, whose product is MAGEPMQIGEVAARTELSLRTIRQYEDSGLVVPSASSQGGFPLYTDADVDRLMVIRRMKPLGFTIDETRDLLTAVDRLATDHPGTDGELSPEERSTLIARVRHYERAAAERVAELRAQLSRAEEFAGSLRARLGEGVLA